A window from Actinomycetes bacterium encodes these proteins:
- a CDS encoding aminopeptidase P family protein, translating into MDVAARIERLRGALDDAGVDAVVVSELTNVRYLTGFTGSSAMVLVAPDRVLFVTDGRYTTQSEQQLSDSGVVAEIEISTAAPELTIAGAASGIDRLGLEADSISWSAQRRWADELFDGDLVPTVGLVEDLRLVKDPGEAARIRAACAIADEALGSVRDRLADRPTERDFALELEAAMMRLGADDLSFETIVAAGPNGARPHHSPSGRQVAEGDLVVIDFGALLDGYHSDMTRAVAVGDVGDERRRMLDVVAESQRAGVEAVAAGVEAVEVDRVCRDVIEDAGWGDAFLHGTGHGVGLDIHEEPRVSSRSTATLEVGHVVTVEPGVYLPDLGGVRIEDTVLVTEGGCERLTLAPKDPQLG; encoded by the coding sequence ATGGATGTGGCCGCTCGGATCGAGCGCCTCCGCGGTGCACTCGACGACGCCGGGGTCGACGCGGTGGTGGTTAGCGAGCTCACCAATGTGCGGTACCTCACCGGCTTCACAGGGTCTTCCGCGATGGTGCTGGTGGCTCCCGACCGGGTGCTGTTCGTGACCGACGGCCGCTACACGACCCAGAGCGAACAGCAGCTCTCCGATTCAGGTGTGGTTGCCGAGATCGAGATCTCCACCGCTGCCCCCGAGCTCACGATTGCCGGCGCCGCTTCGGGCATCGACCGGCTGGGCCTCGAGGCCGACTCGATCTCGTGGTCCGCGCAGCGACGCTGGGCAGACGAGCTCTTCGACGGCGACCTCGTGCCCACGGTCGGGCTGGTCGAGGATCTGCGTCTCGTGAAGGACCCCGGCGAGGCCGCCAGGATCCGGGCCGCCTGCGCGATAGCCGATGAGGCACTGGGCTCGGTGCGTGACCGCCTGGCCGACCGCCCCACCGAGCGCGACTTCGCGCTCGAGTTGGAGGCCGCCATGATGCGCCTCGGTGCCGATGACCTGAGCTTCGAGACGATCGTGGCGGCCGGTCCCAACGGTGCGAGACCGCATCATTCCCCGTCGGGACGGCAGGTGGCCGAGGGTGACCTGGTGGTCATCGATTTCGGGGCCCTCCTCGACGGCTACCACTCCGACATGACCCGCGCCGTGGCAGTGGGTGACGTGGGCGACGAGCGGCGCCGGATGCTTGACGTGGTGGCCGAGAGCCAACGTGCAGGCGTGGAGGCCGTTGCGGCAGGCGTGGAGGCCGTGGAGGTCGACCGGGTCTGCCGCGATGTGATCGAGGATGCGGGCTGGGGCGACGCATTCCTGCACGGCACCGGTCACGGAGTCGGTCTCGACATCCACGAGGAGCCACGTGTTTCCTCCCGCTCCACTGCCACCCTGGAGGTCGGCCATGTGGTCACGGTGGAGCCCGGCGTGTACCTTCCCGATCTCGGTGGGGTCCGCATCGAGGACACCGTTCTGGTGACCGAAGGCGGCTGTGAACGCCTGACGCTGGCCCCCAAGGACCCACAGCTGGGCTGA
- the efp gene encoding elongation factor P, producing MPQISTADFKTGMTVDLDDGLYTLSDFQHVKPGKGGAFVRTTLKNVRTGAVVDRTFRAGEKMERAIVDKREMQLLYRDGTDFVFMDNSTYDQMNVPQATIGEAASFLIDTANAQIIFYGEEIIGVELPASVELGVAETEPGVQGDRVSGAKKPATLETGHVVQVPLFIEPGERLKVDTRTGEFISRA from the coding sequence ATGCCCCAGATCTCAACCGCAGACTTCAAGACCGGAATGACCGTCGACCTTGACGACGGCCTCTACACGTTGTCGGACTTCCAGCACGTGAAGCCCGGCAAGGGCGGGGCGTTCGTGCGCACCACCCTCAAGAACGTGCGCACGGGGGCGGTCGTGGACCGCACATTCCGCGCCGGCGAGAAGATGGAGCGCGCGATCGTCGACAAGCGCGAGATGCAGCTGCTGTACCGCGACGGCACGGACTTCGTTTTCATGGACAACTCGACCTACGACCAGATGAACGTGCCGCAGGCCACCATCGGTGAAGCCGCCAGCTTCCTGATCGACACCGCCAACGCACAGATCATCTTCTACGGCGAGGAGATCATCGGCGTGGAGCTCCCGGCCTCGGTGGAGCTGGGCGTCGCCGAGACGGAGCCAGGGGTGCAGGGTGACCGTGTCTCCGGCGCGAAGAAGCCCGCCACCCTCGAGACCGGCCACGTCGTGCAGGTGCCGCTGTTCATCGAGCCCGGGGAGCGCCTCAAGGTCGACACGCGCACCGGGGAGTTCATCTCCCGCGCATGA
- the nusB gene encoding transcription antitermination factor NusB produces MTGPDESGSEQGGAQQSGDGEPGQAAPRIRPVEGGRSAARERAVHLLYEAAMTGRTGRSVLAAQVVAPDRYAETLVAGVDDDLGELDGLLTELAPDGWTTERMATLDRSMLRVAIWELGHCADVPTGVVLSEAVALAETYGTDDSPRFVNGLLAAAARRLRPDEPSATPGEPSEMSHESGATPDDT; encoded by the coding sequence ATGACCGGTCCCGACGAGTCCGGCTCCGAGCAGGGTGGCGCCCAGCAGTCAGGCGACGGCGAACCCGGGCAGGCCGCGCCACGGATCCGACCCGTCGAGGGTGGCCGCAGCGCGGCCCGGGAGCGCGCGGTTCACCTGCTCTACGAGGCTGCGATGACCGGCCGAACCGGCCGCAGCGTGCTCGCCGCCCAGGTCGTTGCCCCGGACCGGTACGCAGAAACCCTCGTGGCGGGGGTCGACGACGACCTCGGCGAGTTGGATGGGCTGCTCACCGAACTCGCGCCAGACGGTTGGACCACCGAGCGGATGGCGACACTCGACCGAAGCATGCTGCGAGTGGCCATCTGGGAACTCGGCCACTGCGCCGACGTGCCCACGGGCGTGGTGTTGTCAGAAGCCGTCGCGCTGGCCGAGACCTACGGCACCGACGACTCGCCCCGGTTCGTCAACGGGCTGCTGGCAGCGGCGGCCCGCCGGCTGCGGCCAGATGAACCGAGTGCGACGCCAGGCGAGCCCAGTGAAATGTCGCACGAGTCCGGCGCCACGCCCGACGACACCTGA
- the pyrR gene encoding bifunctional pyr operon transcriptional regulator/uracil phosphoribosyltransferase PyrR: MAERERRMTRPYGGVFVARAEVMSADEIGRALRRMAHEIIERNKGLDNVVLVGLQTGGVTVARALASVLADIEGVEPWDGSDPAVAGETDGEDPAPGAESDEVVHGPVVGTLDVALYRDDIGIRPVLPEEVTDIPVDLDGRDVVLVDDVLFTGRTIRAALDALVDFGRARTIQLAVMVDRGHRELPIRPDYTGKNLPTRRDELVDVSLTAVRIGEMAKP; the protein is encoded by the coding sequence ATGGCAGAACGCGAGCGACGGATGACGCGCCCCTACGGGGGCGTTTTCGTTGCCCGGGCAGAGGTGATGTCGGCCGACGAGATCGGTCGGGCCCTGCGCCGGATGGCCCACGAGATCATCGAACGAAACAAGGGCCTCGACAACGTCGTGCTGGTCGGCCTGCAGACCGGCGGCGTCACGGTGGCCCGTGCCCTTGCCTCAGTGTTGGCCGACATCGAGGGGGTCGAGCCCTGGGACGGCAGCGACCCGGCGGTGGCCGGCGAGACCGACGGCGAGGATCCGGCACCCGGCGCCGAGAGCGACGAGGTGGTGCACGGTCCGGTGGTGGGCACGCTGGATGTCGCCCTGTACCGCGACGACATAGGGATCAGGCCCGTGCTGCCCGAGGAGGTCACCGACATCCCGGTCGACCTCGACGGCCGCGACGTGGTGCTCGTCGATGACGTGCTGTTCACCGGCCGCACGATCCGTGCTGCGTTGGACGCGTTGGTCGACTTCGGCCGGGCGCGCACGATCCAGCTGGCGGTGATGGTCGACCGGGGCCACCGCGAGCTGCCGATCCGCCCCGACTACACGGGCAAGAACCTGCCGACACGACGTGACGAGCTGGTCGACGTGTCGCTCACGGCTGTTCGCATCGGCGAGATGGCCAAGCCGTGA
- a CDS encoding aspartate carbamoyltransferase catalytic subunit, whose product MSEDLLTISELGRDEIHEILDVADSMAEVLARRIPRVPALRGRTVVSLFYEDSTRTRLSFETAAKRLSADVMGFSVSTSSASKGESVRDTIETIEAMGVDGIVIRHGSSGVPAQAARWAASSVINAGDGWHAHPTQALLDAYTIRSRRGSLEGLRVAIVGDVQHSRVARSCMEAFTNLGAEVTLVAPPTLLPSTTSSWPVKVCHSFDDVLGEIDVCYLLRMQRERMTEALVPTLREYTALYGLTTRRADALGSDTLVMHPGPMNRGVEIAGEVADRPNAVVTDQVANGVAVRMAVLYLLLGSGREALGSLADQVAAAGEEN is encoded by the coding sequence GTGAGCGAGGACCTGCTCACGATCTCCGAGCTCGGGCGCGACGAGATTCACGAGATCCTCGACGTCGCGGACAGCATGGCCGAGGTTCTCGCACGCCGGATCCCGCGGGTACCCGCGCTGCGCGGGCGCACGGTCGTGTCATTGTTCTACGAGGACTCCACACGTACGCGACTGAGCTTCGAGACCGCCGCCAAGCGCCTGTCGGCCGATGTGATGGGGTTCTCGGTTTCGACGTCCTCGGCAAGCAAGGGCGAGTCGGTGCGCGACACGATCGAGACGATCGAGGCGATGGGAGTCGACGGCATCGTCATCCGTCACGGATCTTCGGGTGTGCCCGCCCAGGCCGCCCGTTGGGCCGCCTCGTCGGTGATCAACGCCGGCGACGGATGGCATGCCCATCCCACCCAGGCGCTCCTCGACGCCTACACGATCCGGTCGCGTCGGGGGTCCCTGGAAGGGCTGAGGGTGGCGATCGTGGGTGACGTCCAGCACTCGAGAGTGGCCCGCTCGTGCATGGAGGCGTTCACGAATCTCGGCGCCGAAGTCACCCTCGTGGCTCCGCCCACCCTGCTGCCCTCGACCACGAGCTCGTGGCCGGTCAAGGTCTGCCACTCCTTCGATGACGTGCTCGGCGAGATCGACGTCTGTTACCTGCTGCGCATGCAGCGCGAGCGGATGACAGAGGCACTGGTGCCGACCCTGCGCGAATACACGGCGCTGTACGGACTCACCACCCGTCGGGCCGATGCGCTCGGCTCGGACACGCTGGTGATGCACCCGGGCCCGATGAACCGCGGAGTGGAGATCGCCGGGGAGGTTGCCGACAGGCCCAACGCCGTCGTCACCGACCAGGTCGCAAATGGAGTCGCCGTGCGCATGGCCGTGCTGTATCTGTTGCTCGGCTCCGGGCGCGAGGCTCTCGGAAGCCTCGCGGACCAGGTCGCCGCGGCCGGTGAGGAGAACTGA